Proteins encoded within one genomic window of Paraglaciecola psychrophila 170:
- a CDS encoding sulfite exporter TauE/SafE family protein, whose translation MNIIEFITNNIPTILVLVASGVFAGILAGLLGVGGGIVIVPVLFFLFQSFGVSPESAMLVATATSLATIVPTSISSIRSHNQKGNVDFILLKRWAAFILIGVLAGSWLVTRVDGTFLTMLFGVIATLSSLNMLLRTGKSALFQQLPNKAGQAAMGTAIGFFSSMVGIGGGTISVPLLTLYNYPAHKAVGTAAAIGLIISLPGALTMLVIGSTPIDAPAGTFGLVNLIGFMCIVPLTVFFAPIGASLAAKLDAAKLKKIFALVLLLTGLRMLSQLFL comes from the coding sequence ATGAATATCATTGAGTTTATAACAAATAATATCCCTACCATTTTAGTATTGGTTGCCTCAGGGGTATTCGCCGGTATTTTAGCAGGCTTGTTAGGCGTAGGTGGCGGTATCGTAATTGTGCCTGTGCTGTTTTTCTTGTTCCAGAGCTTTGGCGTATCACCAGAATCTGCAATGCTGGTTGCGACAGCGACATCACTGGCCACGATAGTACCAACGTCGATTAGTTCAATTCGTTCTCATAATCAAAAAGGGAATGTGGATTTTATCCTGCTTAAACGCTGGGCTGCATTTATTCTTATTGGTGTATTGGCTGGTAGTTGGTTAGTGACTCGCGTTGATGGCACCTTTCTGACTATGTTGTTTGGTGTAATAGCGACCTTATCTTCGCTAAACATGCTGCTTAGAACTGGAAAGTCGGCTCTGTTTCAACAACTGCCTAATAAAGCAGGACAAGCGGCTATGGGCACAGCCATTGGTTTTTTCAGTTCTATGGTCGGGATCGGCGGTGGCACTATCTCTGTTCCATTACTCACCCTTTATAACTATCCAGCTCACAAGGCCGTTGGCACAGCTGCTGCGATAGGCTTAATTATCTCGTTGCCAGGTGCGCTAACAATGTTAGTCATCGGCAGCACACCAATCGACGCACCAGCTGGAACATTTGGCTTAGTCAATCTCATTGGATTCATGTGTATTGTGCCGCTAACCGTATTTTTCGCGCCTATAGGGGCATCACTGGCAGCTAAATTGGATGCAGCAAAACTGAAAAAAATATTTGCCTTGGTATTACTTTTGACTGGCCTACGTATGTTGTCACAACTTTTCCTATAG
- a CDS encoding DUF3494 domain-containing protein: MNSKLTTLFLGSILLFISTGSKASLLLGPDLVGYSAVAGAALNISADSNVTDDVGALAAIGIGARTDTANIYSATGAVGTGDGGNAENIYAGAAVSIAANANVKNIYALAAVTLGASGSAENIYAGAAITLGGLSSSLDVYAAAAITGGGATSQTAYTNTSIAIDLYKETFDIDAALEQLTSAQESLFSLEEDFNMDVGYTSHIFEPGVWKGTAVTIAANSTIQFDGMGEENPIWVFNLDAALVIGAATQFEIIRAGEDASVIWNLGGSLSLGAGTSFMGTAFISGAVAGATSEVSCGNLFTSTAIGIGSMISTNCLATDTWTGSINGFAYGIDITGGIISNKSLSEKSEAVLVSEPPTGLIIYSVALIFFAGNLKRQS, from the coding sequence GTGAACAGTAAATTAACAACTTTATTTTTAGGAAGCATATTATTGTTTATCTCAACAGGGTCTAAAGCAAGCTTATTGCTTGGTCCTGATTTGGTAGGTTATTCTGCTGTAGCTGGAGCGGCACTCAATATATCAGCAGACTCAAACGTAACAGATGATGTTGGAGCGTTAGCGGCGATTGGTATAGGTGCTCGCACTGATACCGCTAACATATATTCTGCCACTGGTGCTGTTGGAACAGGTGATGGGGGGAACGCCGAAAATATATATGCTGGCGCTGCCGTAAGCATCGCGGCCAATGCCAATGTTAAAAACATATATGCGCTAGCGGCGGTTACATTAGGGGCTTCTGGTTCGGCTGAAAACATATATGCTGGCGCAGCTATCACTCTGGGTGGGCTTTCGAGTTCACTCGACGTTTATGCCGCAGCTGCTATCACTGGAGGTGGGGCAACCAGTCAAACTGCTTATACTAATACTTCTATTGCTATTGATTTATATAAAGAAACGTTTGACATCGACGCGGCTTTAGAGCAATTAACGAGTGCCCAAGAATCCTTATTTAGCCTCGAAGAGGATTTTAATATGGATGTAGGTTACACAAGTCATATCTTTGAACCTGGAGTCTGGAAAGGAACCGCTGTGACTATAGCCGCAAACTCAACCATACAGTTTGATGGGATGGGTGAAGAAAATCCTATTTGGGTTTTTAATCTTGATGCTGCCTTAGTTATTGGTGCGGCAACGCAATTCGAAATAATTCGAGCTGGCGAAGATGCAAGTGTTATCTGGAATTTAGGTGGGTCGCTGAGTCTAGGTGCAGGTACTTCTTTCATGGGGACGGCTTTTATATCAGGAGCTGTAGCTGGTGCTACATCAGAAGTGAGTTGCGGAAACTTATTTACGTCGACTGCCATCGGCATAGGCTCCATGATATCTACTAATTGCCTCGCCACAGATACATGGACGGGCTCAATTAATGGGTTCGCATATGGCATTGATATTACTGGCGGGATTATTTCAAATAAGTCATTATCAGAAAAATCTGAGGCTGTATTAGTATCTGAACCACCTACAGGTTTAATCATTTATAGTGTTGCTTTAATATTTTTTGCCGGTAACTTAAAACGTCAATCGTGA